In a single window of the Mesoplodon densirostris isolate mMesDen1 chromosome 16, mMesDen1 primary haplotype, whole genome shotgun sequence genome:
- the LOC132476129 gene encoding histone H2A type 1-like — protein MMSGRGKQGGKARAKAKTRSSRAALQFPVGRVHRLLRKGNYAERVGAGAPVYLAAVLEYLTAEILELAGNAARDNKKTRIIPRHLQLAIQNDEELNKLLGKVTIAQGGVLPNIQAVLLPKKTESHHKAKGK, from the coding sequence ATGATGTCTGGACGAGGTAAGCAAGGCGGGAAAGCTCGCGCCAAGGCCAAGACCCGATCTTCACGGGCGGCGCTCCAGTTTCCCGTTGGCCGAGTGCACCGCTTGCTCCGCAAGGGCAACTATGCCGAACGGGTCGGGGCTGGCGCGCCGGTGTACCTGGCGGCAGTGCTGGAGTACCTGACCGCGGAGATCCTGGAGCTGGCGGGCAACGCGGCTCGCGACAACAAAAAGACGCGTATCATTCCGCGTCATCTGCAGCTGGCCATCCAAAACGACGAGGAGCTTAACAAACTGCTCGGCAAAGTTACCATCGCTCAGGGTGGGGTCCTGCCCAACATCCAGGCCGTGCTGCTGCCCAAGAAAACTGAGAGCCACCACAAGGCCAAGGGCAAGTAA